TCGGAAATCCTTTTGGCCTCTTTGATGTGAACGACAAACCTACCGTTACTGTTGGTGTGATTTCGGCAACCGGGATGAATCTGGAACCAGTCGAAGATCGTTTTTATCTCGACATGATACAGACGGATGCTGCGATCAATGGTGGCAACAGTGGTGGACCACTGGTCAACTCTTTGGGTGATGTAATAGGAATGAATACCATCATTTACTCGACCGGTAGCGGGAAAGGAAGTATCGGTCTCGGATTTGCCATCCCGATAAATAAAGTAAAAAAGATCGTGGATGAACTTAAAGTAAAAGGGGAAATCGACAGAAATTTCTTCACGGGACTTGGTGTCCAGGATATAGATGAAAAAATCGCCGCTTACTTCAAACTTCCGAACTCAAGAGGCGTGATTGTAAACAGTGTTATGAAAAATTCACCCGCAGAAAAAGCAGGATTCAAGAACGGTGATGTAATTCTCGCACTCGGAGATTTCAAAATCAGCAATCGAAACACACTTCTCGGTGCTTTGCAGGAATACAGAACAGGACAGAATGTTTCTTTCTCGGTTCTTCGTGATGAGAAGAATTTAAAACTTGAAATGGAACTGGAGAGAAGAAAATGATCGACAGGTATACTCTTCCGGAAATGGGAAAAATCTGGAGCGATCAATTTAAATATGAAACATGGCTCAAAATCGAAATTCTGGCTACAGAAGCAAGAGTCGGCACGGGTGAAGTGCCTCAAGAGGATCTCGCGGCAATAAAAGAGAGAGCCTCGTTTTCGGTTGAGCGAATTAATGAGATTGAACTCACTACTCAACACGATGTTATCGCGTTTCTCACCAATGTTAATGAAAATGTTGGACCTGCCAGCAGGCACCTGCATTATGGAATGACCTCATCGGACGTATTGGATACTGCTCTTTCAGTACAGATCAAAGAGGCATCCCGTATCATTTTAGAGAAGATAGATGTTCTGACTGATGCCCTGAAAACAAGAGCTGTTGAGCATAAAAACACATTATGCATCGGCAGGACTCATGGCATCCACGCAGAGGTTACTACCATGGGTTTGAAATTTGCCCAGTGGTATGATGAAATGCGAAGAAACCGGGCAAGATTTGTGAAAGCAATTGATGAAATTTCAACAGGACAGATTTCCGGAGCAGTTGGAACTTTCGATCACCTCTCCCCCTTTGTGGAAGAATTCGTTTGTGAAAAACTTGGTCTAAGACCTGAACCGGTTTCCACTCAGGTCATTCAAAGAGACAGGCACGCGTTTTATTTGTCAGTACTGGGAATAATCGGAGGCACGCTCGAAAAAATTGCCACAGAAATAAGACATCTGCAAAAAACAGAAGTTTTGGAAGCTGAGGAATACTTTGGAAAAGGGCAAAAAGGCTCATCAGCAATGCCCCATAAGAGAAATCCGATTATCTGCGAGAGAATTACCGGAATGGCGAGACTGATGCGATCTTATGTCTCCCCTGCCATTGAAAATATTGCCCTCTGGCATGAAAGGGATATATCGCATTCGTCGGTTGAGCGTGTGGTCTTCCCAGACGCCACAATTCTCATCGATTATATGCTTCAAAAATCGATTGATCTGATTACAAAGCTGATTATTTATCCCGAAAACATGATAAGAAACATCCACCTCACCCGTGGACTGATTTATTCCCAGAAAGTCCTGCTCGCTCTAACAGAATCCGGAATGTCACGGGAAGAATCGTATGCGGCTGTTCAGGATGCGGCAATGAGAGTCTGGCGTGACACTTCACTGAACCTTAGGGACGAACTTCTGAAAAACGAAAAAGTTGTGCAAAATATTGACCCTAAAAGGTTCGAAACAATATTTGATCTTACAAATTCGATGAGGAATATCGACTATATTTTCAACAGAACTCTTACTTAAATAAGCTTTTTAGCAAGATCGAAAACTGTTTCTGCATGAGTGGAAACATCGACATCTCTCAAGATATGCGCGATGTTACCTGATTTGTCGATAATAAATGTAATACGACTCGACATGCCAAGTTTGTTCAAAACTCCGTAGGCTTCACTCGTCTTTTTTTCCGAGTCTGAGAGAAGAGTAAAATTGAGTTTTTGTTCAGCCTCGAACTCCTTCAAACTTTTGGTGTCGTCAACACTGATACCCAGGATCTTTATTCCGTTCTCTTCAAATTTCTTGAAATTGTCTCTTATTCCACATGCCTGTTTTGTACAACCGGGTGTTCCCGCTTTTGGATAGAAATAGAGAACTACAGGACTCTTTCCTTTGAAATCAGCCAGTGAAACCTTCGTACCATTCTGATCACTTAACGAAAATTGCGGTGCTGACATTCCTTCTTTAATATTCTCGGCGGTCCCTCCACAGGAAGCAAGCAACAGCCCGGCTACAAACAGAAAAAATTTCTTTAGATTATTCATCACATCTCCTTTTTATTGATAAACAATTACAAAACTGATAGTGTTCCTGTCAACTTCCGAGACCTTGTATTTAATAAAAAAGCTGCCCGGTTTTGACCGGACAGCTTAAGAATATTGAGATTTATGCTTCTACGAATTACTAAATCAGAGATCGAACTTGATTCCCTGTGCGAGTGGTATTTTCGTCGAGAAGTTAATTGTATTCGTTTGTCTTCTCATGTAAGCACGCCATGAATCAGATCCTGATTCTCTGCCTCCTCCGGTTTCTTTTTCGCCACCAAAGGCCCCACCGATCTCAGCGCCTGAAGTTCCGATGTTTACATTTGCAATTCCACAGTCAGAACCGCGAGCGGAGAGGAATTCTTCAGTTTCTCTCATATTCAGAGAGAATATAGCAGAGGAAAGTCCCTGTACCACATCGTTTTGAATGGCTATGGCTTCTTTTACATCACCGCTGTATTTAATCAAATAAAGAATTGGTGCAAAAGTTTCTTCCTGAACAATCGGATAGCTGTTTTCAACTTCACAGATTGCCGGCTTTACATAACAACCGGATTCATAGCCTTCTCCCGACAGCACTTCACCGCCATAGAGTACTTTTCCACCCGATTTTTTCACTTCTTCTATAGCCTTTGAAAAATCAGCTACTGCGCCTTTATCAATGAGTGGTCCAACATGATTCGCTATATCAAGAGGATTTCCGATTTTAAGTGAGCCGTAGGCTTTCACAAGCGTGTCTTTAATCTTGTCGTAGATGCTTTCATGGATGATCAGACGGCGTGTGGAAGTACATCTCTGTCCGGCTGTTCCCACGGCTCCAAACACGATGGCAGGTACCGCCAGTTGAAGATCTGCATCAGGAGTTAGAATGATAGCGTTATTACCGCCAAGCTCCATGATTGCTTTTCCGAATCTGCCTGCGATTACAGAATTTGCATGCTTCCCGACGCGGGTTGATCCGGTTAAAGAGATAAGGGGTATTCTTTTGTCATTAAGAATTCTTTCGCCGATGGTTGAGCCCTTGCCAACAATAAGTGAGAAAACTCCTTCAGGTATATTGTTGGTTTCAAGAACTCTGGCAACAATTTTTTGAACTGCAACTGCTGCCAATGGAACTTTCGAGCTGGGTTTCCATAGATTAACATCACCACAAACCGCTGCTATCATGGCATTCCATGACCATACTGCCACAGGAAAATTAAATGCTGAAATAGTGCAAACGATACCGAGTGGGTGCCATTGTTCGTACATTCTGTGATCGGGTCTCTCAGAATGCATGGAGAGGCCGTAAAGCTGTCTTGACAAGCCTACCGCGAAGTCGCAGATGTCAATCATCTCCTGAACTTCACCCCAGCCTTCCTGTAGAGATTTACCCATTTCATACGAAACAAGTCTTCCGAGCGGGTCTTTATACTTACGGAGTTCATCACCGATTTGCCTGACAATCTCTCCTCTTTTGGGAGCCGGCACATCACGCCAGTAGATAAAAGCCTCAGAGGCCTTCTGAATTATTTCTTCGTAATCAGACTCTGATGCCTGATAAACGGAGGCTATCTTCTCACCTGATCCGGGTGAATAAATTTCAAGTTTTCCGGCATTTTCAGTTTTCTTCCATTCGCGACCGGTGCACGAACCATAATTTATTTCTTCGATTCCAAGTGTCTTTAGGAAATCCATTTTTTCTCCCGAGAAATTAATAAATGTATCATCGAAATATATGGATAATAGATAAATGGAATTTCGTTTTTCTTTTTAGGCTGAGTTACCGCGCAAAAAAAACTTAAAAAGTCGACCGAACTGTAATTTATTCTCTCAATGAAATTGATTATATTTAGGCATGAGATTAAACAATTTAATTTATCCATGTCGTCCTTTCAACGAGTCATTTAGCCCGCGGCTCCTCCGCAGCTATTTCGTCTCCAAGTTCGAATCAGTGTTTTAAGCACACTCCCCCTCCAGACCCTACAAATCCTTTTTTTTACATACGATTTTCTTTCAGATAAATTTCCTTACGGGAGGTGTTCTATGAATAATACAGCAACTTTCAGCGATCATAATGTTACGGCTGTTGATGTTTTTCCAATTCTCCACAAGCATATTCTTGCTGATGGATACGATTTTGTCCTCGATATTAAAAAAAGCCACGGTTGCTACATGGTGGAAGAAAGAACAGGTGATGAATACCTTGACTTCTTTTCATTTTTTGCATCGTCAGCTTTGGGGATGAACCACCCTAAACTCAACAATCCCGAGTTCCGTGACAAACTGGCATGGGCAGCTCTAAATAAACCATCCAACAGCGACATTTACACCGTTTTTAAAGCGGAACTAGTGCATACAATCAGCAAATATGTAATGCCCGCGCATTTCAAATATCTGTTCTTTGTTGAAGGTGGTGCCGTTGCTGTTGAAAACGGATTAAAAGTTGCCTTCGACTGGAAAGTTCGTAAGAACTTTAGAAAGGGATACAAAGAGGAAAAGGGGCATAAAGTTCTCCATTTCAGAGAGGCATTTCACGGAAGAACAGGATATACGATGTCTCTTACAAACACCGACCCGAACAAAGTGAATTTATATCCTAAATTTGACTGGCCCCGTGTATTAAACCCAAAAATTGTTTTCCCCTTAAATGATCACCTTCAAGAGGTCATTCATGCTGAAAATGAAGCAATAGCTCAGATATATGCTGCCATCAAACAGTATCCTGATGATATTGCCGTTATAATCATCGAACCGATTCAGGCAGAGGGTGGTGACAATCATTTCAGAAAAGAATTCCTTCTGAAACTGAGAGAGATTGCCGATGAAAATGATATCATGCTCATGTTCGATGAAGTTCAGACAGGTGTAGGATTGACCGGTAAAATGTGGGCATCCGAGCACTTTGTTATGCCTGACATTATCTCATTTGGCAAAAAAATGCAAGTTTGTGGAATTATGGTTAGCGACCGCGTAAATGAAGAGCCGGATAATGTGTTTAAGGTTTCTTCACGAATCAACTCTACCTGGGGTGGAAATCTGACCGATATGGTTAGAGCCGCCAAAATACTTCAAGTGATTCATGAAGAAGGTTTGGTTCAGAACTCTGCTATCATGGGAGATCTGCTGCTTTCGGAACTGAACGATATGCAAAATGAATTCCCCGCTCTGGTTTCCGGAGTTAGAGGAAGAGGTTTGATGTGTGCTTTTGACATGCCTGATAAGGCAACAAGAAATGAATTCATCTCGAGATGCTGGAAAGAACGACTAATGATTCTCGCCTGCGGTGAAAGAAGTGTCCGTTTCAGAACACCTCTTATCATTCAAAGTGATGATTTATTAAAGGGTTGCAAAATTATCAGAGAAGTGTTAAATTCGCTTGTCAAATAACATAAAGTTGTATATACCTTTAAACTACTTGCACTGCACGGCTCCCCGAAAGGGAGCCGTTTCAGTTTTAAATTCCCGTCGGGCTAATTTTCGTCATCGTACGCTACAAGACTGTCGACGGCATATCCTTTGAGCTTTTCTCTTCCGGGCAGAAAAGTAAGCTCGATGATAAATTGAATCGAAACAACCTCACCACCGGCTTTTTCTATCAGTTTTATTGCTGCTGCGGCAGTACCGCCGGTTGCAAGAAGATCATCATGGAGCAGCACTCTGTCCCCTTTCTTGATCGAGTCAATATGCATCTCGATCGAATCAGTGCCATATTCGAGAGAGTAATCTTCCGAATATTTGGCTGAGGGGAGCTTTCCCGGTTTTCTGATTAGAACAAATCCAGCGTTTAAATGTGAGGCTACAATTCCGCCCAGAATAAATCCTCTGGACTCAATCCCGGCTACTTTGGTAATGCCAAGATGTTTCACCCTGTTATAAATTTCCCCTGCGGAATAGTTGAGTGCCGAGGGATTTTCGAGCAAGGTGGTGATGTCCCGGAACATTATGCCGGGTTTCGGGAAGTCTTTGATACTCCGGATCGTGGCTTTTAAATCCATTTTGATGCCTGTTTATTTGTTAAGAAACTTGTCGATTCCAGTTTTGAATTCCTCTGTTGATCTGCTTATCACATTATACTTTTGAGACAGTTTTACTGAATTTTTATAGTTCAGAGCGGAAGTTTCTCTGATCAATCTTTTGGTTTGAGAAATGCTTTCTGTGGAATTTTTATTCAATTTGGAACATAATTCAAGAGAATCTTTCATCACATCATCCGAAATCTGATCTATTAAACCGGTTTCCAGAGCTCTCTCTGCGTTCAAAATCTCTGCCGAAATCAGAAGCTGTCGTGCCTTGAATTCTGTCAGTCTTCTCAGAAGAAGAAAAGACACAATTGCCGGCAAAAAACCTATCTTTACCTCACTGTATCCCATCATGGTATTTGTTCGGTCTGCAATAATAAAATCACAGGCTGTAGCAAGTCCACACCCTCCTGCTATGGCGGGTCCATTAACGGCTGCCACAACGGGCTTGTCACACTCATAAACAGTGAGGATCATTTCAGATATCAGTTCAGAATCTTTATCGTTCTCCAGTATTGAATTGTTTTGCAACTGCTGAAGATATGCCAAATCAGCCCCGGCCGAAAATGCCTTTCCCGAGCCTGTAATGATAATGGACTTTACTGCGTTATCATTTTCACAATTTTGGAAAACACTTATAAATTTTCTAATGAGTCCGGGTGAAAGAGCATTTCTTTTTTCGGGTCGGTTTAATGAAACAATTGCAGTTTCGTTCTCTATCCTGAAATCAACCATTATTTTCTCCCGATAAACTCTCTAAATTTTTCCAATGAGTAGCAATTTATGATTTCATCCTTTCGCATTCCGGCTTTCTTTGCGATCTTAATTCCATACTTCACGCTTGACAATTGTGAAGTGGAGTGGGCATCCGGATTAATACTAAAAATGCATCCTTTGTCTCTTGCGATGAACAACCTTCTCCAATCCATATCGAGACGATAGGCTGAAGCATTTATTTCTATAGCCACTCCATTTGCCAGACAAGCATCGATAATCTTTTCATAATCTGCCTCATATTCCGGTCGCTCCAGCAGTATCCTGCCGCTTGGATGCCCGAGAACATCAGTGTGAGGATTCTCGATTGCCCTGATTATTCTTGCTGTCATCTCCTCCCTGTTCAGAGAGAACCGCGAATGAATTGAAGCAACAACAAAATCAAAATTAATTAAAAAATCATCTCCGTAGTCAAGAGTCCCGTCTTTGAGAATATCCGCCTCTATTCCGTGAAAAATGTCCTTTCCAAGTGTGATGGCTACATTTCTTATTTCTTCCTTTTGAAGGAAGACCCTGTCTTCTCTTAACCCGTTGGCTTGAAATGAAGCTTTACTGTGATCACAGACTGCGAAATACTCATAACCGAGTGCAGATGCAGCCGTAACCATCTCAGTCAGGGTATTTGACCCGTCTGAATAGTTGGTGTGAAAATGGAAACTTCCCTTAAAATCCTCCGGGGAAAGTGTTGAAATGGAAAATCTTGGATCATCGATGAACGGCAGATACTCCCGTTCTCTCATTTCCGGAGAAATGTAGGCCAATCCGAGTTTCTGGAAAATATCGACTTCAGAATTGAATTCGCCCGATTTTGAATCCGCAACATGGAATTTTTCAACAAAATCCCTCGAACCGGTAGTCTCATAAAGAGTCTCAAAGAAAAAGTGCTGATTCATTTCCTGATGGAACATTATCTTCACTCGCCCGCCGTAACTTGTTTCCTCTGAATAGGATAGATCGGGCAACCCAAGTTTTTCCTTCAATTGTTCGAGCACTTTTTGCTGATCCTGTGTCAGGATTACGAATTCCAGGACTGATATTACTTCCATGTTTCGACGATATTCCCCCGATACCGAATACAGTTCGATACCCGTGCACCCTTTAAGTACCACTTCGATCTCTTCAACAATTCGGGTTGCATCATTTAGCCGGATTTGAGTCTGATTCTTTTTATACATTTTTATGTGATCGAGCAATTTTTCAGCACCAGCGTCAGTAAATCCCTTGACTTTGGCAAGCTCTCCCGACAAACAAAACTGCTCTAAAACCTGCACGCTTGTAACTCCGTGATCATAATATAACTGAACGGCTTTTTTTGGTCCCAGACCCCGGATCTGATTAATCTCAATCAAACCGGGAGGAACTTCGTCTTCCAGCTCTCTTAATGCTGAAGAATAACCCATATTGTAGTAGTCCGCGATTACCGAAAGAATTCCCTTACCAATTCCTTTTAATTCAGCCATTTGACCCGACTCAAACATCAGGGCAAGATCTTCCTGCAGACCGGACAGGATCGTATATGCCTTACGGAAAGCGTTAATCTTGAAAACATTCTCACCTTTCAGTTCGAAAAGATAGGTAATTCTGTCAATGATTCGTAAGAGGTTTTCTTTGTCGTTGTTCATATTAAAGGAATTAGTTTAAAAAGAATTAATGTATTAAATACGCCGAGTGATGCACCGGCTAAAATCTGACCAGTTGTGTGACACTTCAACTCAAATCGTGCCCAACCCAAAGCGAAAACAACAGGAAGTGCCGCCAATCCCCAGAAACCATGAGTCAAAATGACGACTGCCACCAACCCGCCGGCGCCCATTGTATGTGCACTTATTTTCCACAGCAAATTTACAAAAAAGAGAGTTAAAAGATTAGCAAGATAGATGAGAAATAATATTTTTATTTCAACTGCATGGTCATGCCAGGGAATCAGAAAATATCCTGCCAGAATGATCGCCGCAAAAACCAGATAAGGGATGTGTCTCTCGGTTCTGTTTCGTGCGTCAGCATCGGCTATTTTTCCCTTTCGCAGAAAAAGAATGAACACAATAACCGGAAGTACGACTGAGAAGAGAGAGGTGTAACCAAGGATCAGGAGAGAATTCCCCGAATCCGGTTCGAACTTGTTAACTGTTAAAAAAAATGAAATTAGGTTGAGCACGGGAGGGAGAAAGAGGTATGAAATGACTTTTGCTATCAACTCCCGCTTCTTATGTCCCATATCACTGTCTCAAATCGATGTGAGCATTCGCATAAGCACTTTCGAGACCTGAAAGATATCTCTCGTAACTAAACAGAAGCTCCTCGACCCGCGAAAATTCAAGAATTTTCATCAATTCCTGTCGGATATGGCTGGCGTTTACCAGACCTTTAAGGTATCCTGAATAATACTTTCGTTGTTCGAGTATGGCTCTTCTTTCACCTTTTACCATTGTGGCAAGTTGAAGATGTCTCAGGCAAACCCTGATTCTTTCTGAATACGGAATCTCATCCTCTATCGGCAATCCATTCATTAGCCTCTTGGCATCCTTAAAAATCCATGGATAACCAATCGCTCCGCGGGCAATCATTACTGCATCGGCAGAGGTTTCCTGAAACGCTCTTACAACATCCTCAGCCGTCATTACATTACCGTTCAACGCAACCGGTATCGACACAACTTCCTTCACTTTGTTAATCCACTCCCAGTCGGCATCTCCTTTGTGCCCCATGCTTCTGGTTCTGCAATGGATGGTCAACGCTTTTACTCCCGCATCTTCGAGTCGTTGAGCAACCTCGAGTATATTTATATTCTCGTGATCCCACCCGATTCTCGTTTTAACAGTAACCGGAAGCTCCACTGAATCGACCACAGCCTTCACAAGTCTTTGCATGTTCACCGGATCTTTTATCATGCCTGCTCCTGCACCACAGGCAACAACTCCCTTAATCCAGCAACCTGCATTAATATCTATCAACTCGGGCTGAAACGACTCGGCAATTTTGGCCGCTTCTACCATCGACTCAAGTTTTCCGCCATAAATCTGAATACCAACAGGGCGTTCTTCATCTATTATTTTAAGCTTTTTATGTGTCTTTTCATTTTTGCGAATAATGCCTTCAGCATTCACAAATTCTGTGTACACCACATCCGCACCCAGCTCACGGCACACCAGTCTGTAGGAGATGTCTGTAACATCTTCCATTGGTGCCAGCAGAAGGGCTTTATCTATCTCAACAGGACCAACTCTAAACATTTGCCAACTTTGGTTTAATAATAATATTGTAATATTTTGCACAGTAAAAAAGGAGCAGGATCGAGACCACAGCTCCGGTGAAGAACGGAATTTGATACCCCAAGTACTGGAAGGCAAAGCCGCCCCAAAGCGGGCCGAGAACCCTCGCAAATGATGACATTGATTGGTTAAGACCCAAAACCATTCCCTGATCTGCTTCCGAGGAGACCTGGGAGATCAGACTAAGAAGTATCGGCTGTAGCGAGCCAGTCCCAACCGACATAAGACCCAAAATTAATGCCATAATTGTAAATGAATGCCCATAGGGTATAAGTGCCAAACCCACAGCCAGACTTGAAAAACCCGTGATAAGAAGCTGTAATTTAGTAAAGCGGGTAGTCAGTTTGCCCATCATGAAGCCCTGCATAAACGCGGAGACAACTCCCATTATGCCGAACAACATTCCATTATCGAAATCGGTAAATCCGAAATGTCCGCTTCCGAGGATGGCAAATGTACCGTAAATATTGGCAACGGAGAAAGTCAGAAAGAAAGTCAGGGTAATAACGAAAAATGAAGCCTTTTTTCTAAATACCTCGATAAAGGCATGAAAGTCGATCAGCTTTCTTTTTCTTAACGGGGCTTC
This genomic window from Ignavibacteria bacterium contains:
- a CDS encoding trypsin-like peptidase domain-containing protein; this encodes MEVFVLKSRPVLTVIAVIAISSAIFLLNGDNSSGKSIYENSNSISSERENIITRTVAKISPAIVGINVTEVRQVNNPFFNPFFNDPFFQQFFGDQSYSQEVKGLGSGFLISADGYILTNDHVAGNAKKITVTLTDGRHFDAKVIGTDKVSDVCLLKIEESKLPFLKLGNSSDIIIGEWSIALGNPFGLFDVNDKPTVTVGVISATGMNLEPVEDRFYLDMIQTDAAINGGNSGGPLVNSLGDVIGMNTIIYSTGSGKGSIGLGFAIPINKVKKIVDELKVKGEIDRNFFTGLGVQDIDEKIAAYFKLPNSRGVIVNSVMKNSPAEKAGFKNGDVILALGDFKISNRNTLLGALQEYRTGQNVSFSVLRDEKNLKLEMELERRK
- a CDS encoding adenylosuccinate lyase codes for the protein MIDRYTLPEMGKIWSDQFKYETWLKIEILATEARVGTGEVPQEDLAAIKERASFSVERINEIELTTQHDVIAFLTNVNENVGPASRHLHYGMTSSDVLDTALSVQIKEASRIILEKIDVLTDALKTRAVEHKNTLCIGRTHGIHAEVTTMGLKFAQWYDEMRRNRARFVKAIDEISTGQISGAVGTFDHLSPFVEEFVCEKLGLRPEPVSTQVIQRDRHAFYLSVLGIIGGTLEKIATEIRHLQKTEVLEAEEYFGKGQKGSSAMPHKRNPIICERITGMARLMRSYVSPAIENIALWHERDISHSSVERVVFPDATILIDYMLQKSIDLITKLIIYPENMIRNIHLTRGLIYSQKVLLALTESGMSREESYAAVQDAAMRVWRDTSLNLRDELLKNEKVVQNIDPKRFETIFDLTNSMRNIDYIFNRTLT
- the bcp gene encoding thioredoxin-dependent thiol peroxidase; its protein translation is MNNLKKFFLFVAGLLLASCGGTAENIKEGMSAPQFSLSDQNGTKVSLADFKGKSPVVLYFYPKAGTPGCTKQACGIRDNFKKFEENGIKILGISVDDTKSLKEFEAEQKLNFTLLSDSEKKTSEAYGVLNKLGMSSRITFIIDKSGNIAHILRDVDVSTHAETVFDLAKKLI
- a CDS encoding aldehyde dehydrogenase family protein produces the protein MDFLKTLGIEEINYGSCTGREWKKTENAGKLEIYSPGSGEKIASVYQASESDYEEIIQKASEAFIYWRDVPAPKRGEIVRQIGDELRKYKDPLGRLVSYEMGKSLQEGWGEVQEMIDICDFAVGLSRQLYGLSMHSERPDHRMYEQWHPLGIVCTISAFNFPVAVWSWNAMIAAVCGDVNLWKPSSKVPLAAVAVQKIVARVLETNNIPEGVFSLIVGKGSTIGERILNDKRIPLISLTGSTRVGKHANSVIAGRFGKAIMELGGNNAIILTPDADLQLAVPAIVFGAVGTAGQRCTSTRRLIIHESIYDKIKDTLVKAYGSLKIGNPLDIANHVGPLIDKGAVADFSKAIEEVKKSGGKVLYGGEVLSGEGYESGCYVKPAICEVENSYPIVQEETFAPILYLIKYSGDVKEAIAIQNDVVQGLSSAIFSLNMRETEEFLSARGSDCGIANVNIGTSGAEIGGAFGGEKETGGGRESGSDSWRAYMRRQTNTINFSTKIPLAQGIKFDL
- a CDS encoding L-lysine 6-transaminase; this encodes MNNTATFSDHNVTAVDVFPILHKHILADGYDFVLDIKKSHGCYMVEERTGDEYLDFFSFFASSALGMNHPKLNNPEFRDKLAWAALNKPSNSDIYTVFKAELVHTISKYVMPAHFKYLFFVEGGAVAVENGLKVAFDWKVRKNFRKGYKEEKGHKVLHFREAFHGRTGYTMSLTNTDPNKVNLYPKFDWPRVLNPKIVFPLNDHLQEVIHAENEAIAQIYAAIKQYPDDIAVIIIEPIQAEGGDNHFRKEFLLKLREIADENDIMLMFDEVQTGVGLTGKMWASEHFVMPDIISFGKKMQVCGIMVSDRVNEEPDNVFKVSSRINSTWGGNLTDMVRAAKILQVIHEEGLVQNSAIMGDLLLSELNDMQNEFPALVSGVRGRGLMCAFDMPDKATRNEFISRCWKERLMILACGERSVRFRTPLIIQSDDLLKGCKIIREVLNSLVK
- a CDS encoding adenine phosphoribosyltransferase, with the translated sequence MDLKATIRSIKDFPKPGIMFRDITTLLENPSALNYSAGEIYNRVKHLGITKVAGIESRGFILGGIVASHLNAGFVLIRKPGKLPSAKYSEDYSLEYGTDSIEMHIDSIKKGDRVLLHDDLLATGGTAAAAIKLIEKAGGEVVSIQFIIELTFLPGREKLKGYAVDSLVAYDDEN
- a CDS encoding enoyl-CoA hydratase/isomerase family protein produces the protein MVDFRIENETAIVSLNRPEKRNALSPGLIRKFISVFQNCENDNAVKSIIITGSGKAFSAGADLAYLQQLQNNSILENDKDSELISEMILTVYECDKPVVAAVNGPAIAGGCGLATACDFIIADRTNTMMGYSEVKIGFLPAIVSFLLLRRLTEFKARQLLISAEILNAERALETGLIDQISDDVMKDSLELCSKLNKNSTESISQTKRLIRETSALNYKNSVKLSQKYNVISRSTEEFKTGIDKFLNK
- the dusB gene encoding tRNA dihydrouridine synthase DusB, translated to MFRVGPVEIDKALLLAPMEDVTDISYRLVCRELGADVVYTEFVNAEGIIRKNEKTHKKLKIIDEERPVGIQIYGGKLESMVEAAKIAESFQPELIDINAGCWIKGVVACGAGAGMIKDPVNMQRLVKAVVDSVELPVTVKTRIGWDHENINILEVAQRLEDAGVKALTIHCRTRSMGHKGDADWEWINKVKEVVSIPVALNGNVMTAEDVVRAFQETSADAVMIARGAIGYPWIFKDAKRLMNGLPIEDEIPYSERIRVCLRHLQLATMVKGERRAILEQRKYYSGYLKGLVNASHIRQELMKILEFSRVEELLFSYERYLSGLESAYANAHIDLRQ
- a CDS encoding MFS transporter; amino-acid sequence: MMRKNLPLSLIFLVVFIDLLGFGILIPIIPTFAVKVLQMNESSVGIVVAVYSLTQFLFNPLFGSLSDRFGRRKIILITLLLNAAGYILFSFTHTFIMLMAARIISGIGGSSIGVAQAYIADVTTPQERAKGMGLIGVAFGLGFVFGPMLGGIFSKFGYEVTGFASAAFSVLAFVLSFFYLPESLKKPGEGEAPLRKRKLIDFHAFIEVFRKKASFFVITLTFFLTFSVANIYGTFAILGSGHFGFTDFDNGMLFGIMGVVSAFMQGFMMGKLTTRFTKLQLLITGFSSLAVGLALIPYGHSFTIMALILGLMSVGTGSLQPILLSLISQVSSEADQGMVLGLNQSMSSFARVLGPLWGGFAFQYLGYQIPFFTGAVVSILLLFYCAKYYNIIIKPKLANV